A section of the Pseudanabaena mucicola str. Chao 1806 genome encodes:
- a CDS encoding integron integrase gives MPALASNGQIEPPPREMLDRVRDAIRVKHYSYQTEKSYVQWIRRFILFHNKRHPSEMGGDEVNAFLTHLATTENVAASTQNQALSAILFLYREVLQQELDLNLDAVRAKKPRRLPTVLTAEEVRAVLQQMEGVSQLVAKLLYGSGLRLNEALSLRVKDLDFAQKQLQIRDSKGMESRITMLPDALMESLQLHLSAVKLLHLQDLEHGCGEVHLPFALERKYPNAPKEWIWQYVFPSHSLVTDPRSGIVRRYHIHESNIQRAVKSAVVQARIQKRVSSHTFRHSFATHLLENGYDIRTVQELLGHKDVKTTMIYTHVLNRGGKGVISPLDR, from the coding sequence ATGCCTGCCCTAGCCTCAAATGGGCAGATTGAGCCGCCACCTAGAGAGATGTTAGATCGAGTTAGGGATGCCATTCGGGTTAAGCATTACTCCTATCAAACCGAAAAATCCTATGTGCAATGGATTCGGCGGTTTATTTTGTTTCACAATAAACGACACCCAAGTGAAATGGGAGGTGATGAAGTTAATGCTTTTTTAACGCATTTGGCAACTACCGAAAATGTGGCAGCATCAACCCAAAATCAGGCGCTTAGTGCAATCTTGTTTCTTTACCGTGAAGTATTGCAGCAAGAACTCGATCTCAACCTTGATGCAGTTAGAGCCAAAAAGCCCCGCCGCTTACCAACAGTGCTTACAGCCGAAGAAGTACGGGCAGTATTGCAACAAATGGAAGGCGTTTCACAACTGGTAGCAAAATTACTGTATGGCAGTGGCTTAAGACTAAATGAAGCCCTGAGCTTGCGGGTTAAGGACTTAGATTTTGCTCAAAAGCAACTGCAAATTCGTGATAGTAAGGGCATGGAAAGCCGTATCACAATGTTGCCTGATGCACTTATGGAGTCATTGCAGTTGCATTTAAGTGCAGTTAAGTTATTGCATTTACAGGATTTAGAGCATGGATGCGGCGAAGTGCATCTTCCATTTGCCTTAGAGAGAAAATATCCCAACGCACCCAAAGAATGGATTTGGCAATATGTATTTCCCAGTCATAGCCTTGTTACAGATCCGAGATCGGGAATAGTTAGGCGATATCACATTCATGAGAGTAATATCCAAAGAGCAGTTAAAAGTGCCGTTGTTCAAGCAAGAATTCAGAAAAGGGTTAGTAGCCATACATTTCGCCATAGCTTTGCCACACATTTATTAGAAAATGGCTATGATATCCGTACTGTACAGGAGTTATTGGGACATAAAGATGTCAAAACAACCATGATTTATACTCATGTTCTCAATCGCGGCGGTAAAGGAGTAATTAGTCCGCTCGATCGCTAG
- a CDS encoding acyl-CoA thioesterase, which yields MADLPSTTLTSEITKFQPTNTNNGWFNYPVRVYPHHTDYSGVVWHGMYLTWMEEARVECLRTVGMSFEELVSAGVDLPVAEMSLRYHRSARMGDDVLVMTKLVPDKVRLNWEYQIRTETDLCVTATVTLVPVDFEKRKLLRSLPSSLEGAIAKLTGI from the coding sequence ATGGCAGATTTACCTTCTACAACTCTAACCAGTGAGATTACTAAGTTTCAACCAACTAATACTAATAATGGTTGGTTCAACTACCCTGTGCGAGTCTATCCCCACCATACGGACTATTCAGGCGTAGTTTGGCATGGAATGTATTTAACTTGGATGGAAGAGGCAAGGGTAGAATGTTTGCGGACAGTGGGGATGAGCTTTGAGGAACTAGTCTCAGCAGGGGTTGATTTACCTGTAGCTGAGATGTCTTTGCGTTATCATCGTTCTGCAAGAATGGGCGATGATGTGCTGGTCATGACGAAGCTTGTGCCAGATAAGGTACGTCTAAACTGGGAATATCAAATTCGTACAGAAACAGATCTATGTGTAACAGCAACGGTGACCCTCGTACCTGTGGATTTTGAAAAACGTAAGTTGTTGCGATCGCTACCAAGCTCTTTAGAAGGGGCGATCGCTAAGCTTACGGGTATTTAG
- a CDS encoding DUF3110 domain-containing protein: MQVWVLLFNANTDNEGIYTLEIDGDNIVVAFEQEDDAIRYAGLLEAQDFLSPTVESIDSEDLEAFCRESNYDLNIVPTEGLLVPPEKNVDKTDWSKDLENNQSEPEDEIIVEDPVIAMMRRRLENLL; encoded by the coding sequence ATGCAAGTTTGGGTATTGCTGTTTAACGCCAACACCGATAACGAAGGTATCTACACCCTAGAAATAGATGGTGACAACATTGTGGTTGCGTTTGAACAGGAAGATGATGCAATTCGTTATGCAGGTCTACTAGAAGCGCAGGATTTTTTATCGCCGACAGTAGAGAGTATTGACAGCGAAGATTTAGAGGCATTTTGTCGAGAATCGAACTATGACTTAAATATTGTGCCAACCGAGGGTCTACTAGTACCACCTGAGAAAAATGTTGATAAAACTGATTGGTCTAAGGATCTCGAAAATAATCAATCAGAGCCAGAGGATGAAATCATAGTCGAAGATCCCGTAATTGCCATGATGCGCCGTCGCCTAGAGAATTTACTGTAG
- a CDS encoding WcaF family extracellular polysaccharide biosynthesis acetyltransferase, whose translation MRLDHYTTGTYTVGAPLWKQVLWYFIGSPIVRSYFMPFSSLKVIILRCFGAEIGQGVRIKTGVRVKFPWRLIIKDFVWIGEDAWLDNLDLITIESHCCISQGVYLCTGNHDWGDRDFTLRTAPIYIESGSWIAAHATIASGVRVGQGAVLGLGSVATRSLEPMTIYSGNPAIAIKSRKIKLRE comes from the coding sequence TTGCGTCTCGATCACTACACCACAGGAACTTACACTGTCGGTGCACCACTTTGGAAACAAGTCCTTTGGTACTTTATTGGCTCACCAATTGTGCGTAGTTACTTTATGCCTTTTTCAAGCTTGAAGGTAATTATTTTGCGCTGTTTTGGTGCAGAAATTGGTCAAGGTGTGCGGATTAAAACGGGGGTGCGCGTCAAATTTCCTTGGCGTTTAATTATCAAAGATTTTGTCTGGATTGGGGAAGATGCTTGGCTGGATAATCTCGACCTGATTACGATTGAGAGCCACTGCTGCATATCCCAAGGGGTATATCTCTGTACAGGCAATCACGACTGGGGCGATCGCGATTTTACGCTGCGTACTGCGCCCATTTATATCGAATCAGGCAGTTGGATTGCCGCCCATGCGACCATTGCCTCAGGGGTTAGAGTCGGTCAAGGCGCAGTTTTAGGCTTAGGTAGTGTGGCGACGCGATCGCTAGAGCCAATGACAATTTATAGTGGCAATCCCGCGATCGCCATTAAGTCACGTAAAATCAAATTACGCGAATAA
- a CDS encoding class I SAM-dependent methyltransferase, whose product MTVANSAPSPKIGLASRLVNGILAISPLFNIAKQRARKMMIKRSESMGVNWRQIVADLQKQDLDGELAKVQNPNVQYPEYYLKHFHAYEEGNLGWLPATEVEVAAYAVHSRIWNDAEPPVKGDPRLRQSYIDIVKEKIPAPQDILDIGCSVGMSTFVLHNAYPQAKITGLDLSPHFLAIANYNTRTKHPELQESQQIKWIHAAAENTGLPDASFDFVSCFLLFHELPQDATRQILREIRRVLRPNGYFTLMDMNPYSDIYLKMPPYILTLLKSTEPYLDQYFSFDLASELVAAGFEPPMITANTPRHRTVIAKAV is encoded by the coding sequence ATGACTGTTGCCAATTCAGCCCCTAGCCCCAAAATTGGACTAGCTTCACGATTAGTTAATGGCATTTTAGCAATTAGCCCTTTATTTAATATTGCCAAACAACGCGCTCGGAAGATGATGATCAAACGCTCCGAGTCAATGGGCGTAAACTGGCGACAAATTGTTGCTGATTTGCAAAAACAAGATCTTGATGGCGAACTTGCCAAAGTCCAAAATCCTAATGTCCAGTATCCCGAATACTACCTCAAGCATTTCCACGCCTATGAAGAAGGGAATCTCGGCTGGCTACCTGCAACGGAAGTAGAAGTTGCAGCCTATGCTGTGCATTCACGAATTTGGAATGATGCGGAACCTCCTGTAAAAGGTGATCCCCGTCTACGCCAAAGCTATATTGATATTGTTAAAGAGAAGATTCCTGCACCTCAAGATATTCTCGATATTGGTTGCAGCGTTGGGATGAGTACTTTTGTATTGCACAATGCTTATCCACAGGCAAAAATTACAGGCTTGGATTTATCTCCCCATTTTTTAGCGATCGCCAATTACAATACGCGCACTAAACATCCAGAGTTACAAGAATCACAACAGATCAAGTGGATTCACGCCGCCGCCGAAAATACAGGCTTACCTGATGCTTCCTTTGATTTTGTTTCCTGTTTTCTCTTATTTCACGAATTGCCTCAAGATGCGACGAGGCAAATTTTGCGTGAAATCCGTCGTGTCTTGCGTCCCAATGGTTACTTCACACTTATGGATATGAATCCCTACTCCGATATCTATCTCAAGATGCCTCCCTACATCCTAACTTTACTCAAGAGTACCGAACCCTATCTCGATCAATACTTCTCTTTTGATCTAGCCTCTGAGCTAGTAGCCGCAGGCTTTGAGCCTCCTATGATTACGGCAAATACGCCTCGCCATCGCACTGTGATTGCCAAAGCTGTATAA
- a CDS encoding DUF4079 domain-containing protein, translating into MIIEIPEPLKTLVTFAHPILMILTLILALYAGYVGWQYRRIRSTEGDEKKALISKKYNLLHHNLGSIFLLLMVAGAIGGMAVTYNNNGKLFVGAHLIAGLGLTFLAALSAALAPILQQGKEWARSTHIAVNTVLVGIFVWQTLTGFEIVQRILEQMSKAS; encoded by the coding sequence ATGATAATTGAAATTCCCGAACCACTTAAAACATTGGTGACTTTTGCTCACCCCATTCTCATGATCCTGACCCTAATTTTGGCATTGTATGCAGGTTATGTTGGGTGGCAATACCGCAGAATTCGTAGTACTGAGGGTGATGAAAAAAAAGCGCTAATCTCCAAAAAATATAATCTCCTCCATCACAATCTAGGTTCGATATTCTTATTGTTAATGGTGGCAGGTGCGATCGGTGGTATGGCTGTGACTTATAACAACAATGGGAAGTTGTTTGTGGGAGCACATTTGATTGCTGGCTTAGGACTCACTTTTTTAGCTGCATTATCAGCAGCACTAGCGCCTATACTTCAACAGGGTAAGGAATGGGCGCGGAGTACCCATATAGCAGTGAATACTGTATTAGTTGGCATTTTTGTATGGCAAACCCTAACAGGCTTTGAAATTGTCCAGCGAATTCTCGAACAAATGTCTAAAGCTTCATAA
- a CDS encoding YajQ family cyclic di-GMP-binding protein, giving the protein MASSYSFDIVSDFDHQELVNAIDQTRREIVSRYDLKNTNTEVELEKELITIKTNSEMTLTSVVDVLQSKAIKRNLSLKIFDYGEIESASGNRVTQKIKLKRGIEQDQAKKLSKTIRDSFPKAQASIQGDALRVTSKSKDELQAIIQLVKGEDFPLALQFTNYR; this is encoded by the coding sequence ATGGCTTCCAGTTACTCCTTTGACATCGTTAGTGATTTTGATCATCAAGAACTTGTGAATGCGATCGATCAAACTCGCCGTGAAATTGTTAGTCGCTATGACCTAAAAAATACAAATACAGAAGTTGAACTTGAGAAAGAACTCATAACTATCAAAACTAATAGTGAAATGACACTTACCTCAGTTGTCGATGTGCTGCAATCTAAAGCAATCAAGCGTAACCTATCCCTAAAAATCTTTGACTATGGCGAAATCGAATCTGCTAGCGGTAATCGTGTCACCCAAAAGATTAAACTCAAGCGTGGTATTGAGCAAGATCAAGCCAAAAAACTTTCTAAAACCATCCGTGATAGTTTCCCTAAAGCTCAAGCATCAATTCAAGGTGATGCTTTGCGAGTCACTTCCAAATCAAAGGATGAACTTCAAGCAATTATCCAACTCGTCAAAGGTGAAGACTTTCCCCTCGCTCTCCAATTCACAAACTACCGTTAA
- a CDS encoding aldo/keto reductase, which yields MRYRRFGKTEMLLSVFSLGAMRYLESATNAEKTIWHALEVGINHIETAQGYGKSEEFIGQAMRNGLSKQRDRFYLTTKISPIKDADSMHRQIEQSLKKMNVDYIDNFDIHGINLYEHLDLVKDPNGCMKAVREAVDQKMIRHVGFSTHGSLEVILDTIRTNLFESVNLHYYYFNQRNAPAVQLAHEQDMGVFIISPSDKGGMLYTPSEELSGVCYPYTALYMCDRFLLSDQRIHTLSLGAANPREVDSHQDAWDNDAPMSELESAVIDCMNRRYTILENDLCSQCYQCLPCPEGINIPEVLRLRNLAIGFDMVDFGKYRYKMFENAGHWFPGNKAIRCTDCGDCLPRCPENLEIPRLLRDTHDRLHGEEGRRLWE from the coding sequence ATGCGCTATCGTCGTTTTGGCAAAACTGAGATGCTTTTGTCCGTATTCTCCTTAGGAGCAATGCGTTATTTAGAATCTGCGACGAATGCAGAAAAAACGATTTGGCACGCCTTAGAAGTTGGCATTAACCATATAGAGACAGCACAGGGATATGGTAAGAGTGAAGAATTTATTGGTCAGGCTATGCGAAATGGGCTTAGTAAGCAACGCGATCGCTTTTATCTGACTACCAAAATTAGTCCTATCAAAGATGCAGACTCTATGCATCGACAAATCGAACAGTCCCTCAAAAAAATGAATGTGGACTATATTGATAACTTCGATATTCATGGGATTAATCTATATGAACATCTCGATCTTGTGAAAGATCCCAATGGATGTATGAAAGCAGTTAGGGAAGCTGTCGATCAAAAAATGATTAGGCATGTAGGCTTTTCTACCCATGGTTCACTTGAGGTAATTTTAGACACGATTCGTACTAACTTATTTGAGTCCGTTAATCTCCATTACTATTACTTCAATCAGCGTAATGCACCTGCGGTACAACTTGCTCATGAACAAGATATGGGGGTATTTATTATTTCGCCATCGGATAAAGGTGGGATGCTTTATACCCCTTCCGAAGAGCTATCAGGTGTTTGCTATCCATATACAGCTTTATATATGTGCGATCGCTTTTTGCTGAGTGATCAGCGTATCCATACCCTCAGTCTTGGGGCAGCTAATCCTAGAGAAGTAGATTCCCATCAGGACGCATGGGATAATGATGCTCCGATGTCTGAATTAGAATCCGCAGTTATCGATTGCATGAATCGCCGCTATACAATTTTAGAAAACGATCTCTGTTCGCAATGCTATCAATGCCTACCCTGTCCCGAAGGTATTAATATTCCTGAAGTTCTCAGGCTGCGAAATTTAGCGATCGGTTTTGATATGGTGGATTTTGGGAAATATCGCTATAAAATGTTTGAGAATGCAGGACATTGGTTTCCGGGAAATAAAGCCATTCGCTGTACTGACTGTGGCGACTGCTTGCCGAGATGTCCCGAAAATCTGGAAATCCCTAGACTTTTGAGGGATACCCATGATCGTTTGCATGGTGAGGAAGGTCGGCGGCTCTGGGAATAG
- a CDS encoding LexA family protein encodes MPRGGKRIGAGRPQGTGKYGEATKAVRLPIRIADEILAALAGGSQEIELGTMVQSIFKPERKTKVSLPLYLNPVAAGLPAPTEDYVDDNIDLNRHLVKHPETTYLVRVVGESMIDAGIHPNDMLIVDRSIEVTNGQVVIAVVNGELTVKRIRRVRDKLWLMPENEAFKPIEIDEHTDLHIWGVVTNVIHAL; translated from the coding sequence ATGCCACGAGGAGGAAAACGTATAGGTGCAGGTCGTCCCCAAGGAACAGGGAAATATGGCGAGGCGACTAAAGCGGTAAGGCTACCGATCAGAATTGCTGATGAAATTTTAGCAGCTTTGGCTGGAGGTAGCCAAGAAATCGAATTAGGAACGATGGTTCAATCCATCTTCAAACCCGAAAGAAAGACTAAGGTGAGCTTGCCTCTCTATCTCAACCCAGTTGCAGCAGGGCTTCCTGCCCCCACCGAAGACTATGTGGATGATAATATCGATCTCAATCGCCATCTGGTGAAACATCCTGAAACCACATATCTGGTGCGTGTGGTTGGGGAATCAATGATTGATGCAGGGATTCATCCCAATGATATGTTGATTGTTGATCGCTCGATTGAAGTTACCAATGGTCAAGTTGTGATCGCTGTGGTAAATGGAGAATTAACGGTAAAAAGAATTCGTAGGGTTAGAGATAAACTATGGCTCATGCCTGAAAATGAAGCTTTTAAGCCCATTGAGATCGATGAACATACCGATCTCCATATTTGGGGTGTAGTTACCAATGTGATTCACGCGCTTTAG
- a CDS encoding fatty acid desaturase family protein, producing the protein MQDRDESTQSKILEKESVKKLKFAKNSGFQVELRRRVDELFQNSNLKERDCPQMYAKTATLLIGFLGTYAALIFLAQTWWQVFPLCILMGVIIAGIGFSIQHDGAHRAYSNSLWINKLMSMSLDLIGGSSYIWHWKHDILHHTYTNIASYDMDLEVGMFGRLSPSHQKLPFHRWQHYYLWLLYGFLAIKWHFFDDFNNLITGKISDRNYPRPRNSNLVIFCAGKLTFLTIAFVIPSLFHSFWLVLASYSLIAFTLGLLLSVVFQLAHVVEEADFPIPDEETCLIEKDWAIHQIETTVNFSRNNPFLTWLLGGLNFQVEHHLFPNICHINYPEISKVVEQTCQDYGVRYNYHRSFWAGCLSHFHWLRRMGTSF; encoded by the coding sequence ATGCAAGATCGAGACGAATCCACGCAGTCCAAGATTCTCGAAAAAGAATCAGTAAAAAAATTGAAATTTGCCAAGAATAGTGGATTTCAGGTAGAACTAAGACGACGGGTTGACGAACTTTTTCAAAACAGTAATCTCAAAGAGCGTGATTGTCCCCAAATGTACGCAAAGACAGCGACCCTGTTAATTGGCTTTTTGGGAACCTATGCAGCCTTAATTTTTTTAGCCCAGACATGGTGGCAGGTTTTTCCTCTATGTATCCTCATGGGTGTAATCATCGCAGGTATAGGGTTTAGCATTCAGCATGATGGCGCTCATCGTGCCTATTCCAATTCGCTATGGATAAATAAACTCATGTCGATGAGTCTTGATCTCATCGGTGGTAGTTCCTATATTTGGCATTGGAAACATGATATTTTACATCATACCTACACTAATATTGCTAGCTATGACATGGATCTGGAAGTGGGAATGTTTGGAAGGCTTTCTCCATCTCATCAAAAGCTTCCATTTCACCGTTGGCAGCATTATTACCTATGGCTGTTATATGGTTTTCTGGCAATCAAGTGGCATTTTTTCGATGATTTTAATAACTTGATCACGGGCAAAATTAGCGATCGCAACTATCCTCGCCCTAGAAATAGTAATTTAGTAATCTTCTGTGCTGGTAAGCTAACATTTCTGACGATTGCGTTTGTGATTCCCTCACTATTTCACTCATTTTGGCTTGTTTTAGCTAGCTATAGTCTCATCGCATTTACCCTAGGGCTTTTGCTAAGTGTCGTCTTCCAGTTAGCTCATGTGGTGGAAGAAGCAGATTTTCCTATTCCTGATGAAGAGACCTGTTTAATTGAGAAAGATTGGGCAATTCATCAAATCGAAACTACAGTAAACTTCTCTCGCAACAACCCATTTCTAACTTGGTTGCTCGGTGGTTTAAATTTTCAAGTCGAGCATCATCTCTTCCCCAATATTTGCCATATCAATTACCCTGAGATCTCCAAGGTAGTTGAGCAAA